The following proteins are encoded in a genomic region of Heptranchias perlo isolate sHepPer1 chromosome 6, sHepPer1.hap1, whole genome shotgun sequence:
- the si:dkey-5g14.1 gene encoding lysosomal proton-coupled steroid conjugate and bile acid symporter SLC46A3 isoform X1 — protein MKRLLLVEPVVALYSLANLAVSVLIQQYIYRRIWERETNSSYIDNENSSHCYQNHSDPVYMKQQVVQGLSSHFFMYINLAQFVPGLIVTFILGAYSDRYGRRLTLLLPSIGSLFASLAFLAVAYFSWSIYVIFIPVTLNACFGSFTTLFGGAFAYIADISSSKQKNMRMALLDMIVGVMGGIGVLSSGYFLRAEGFNWPFLTVSLINFANIVYIIFFLEESVQVSRNEQDQISGYGNIREILSGILIIYTSSDFRKRVQIGMLLLAFSTFALAEFGGSGLFILYELNTPLCWNEILIGYGSAAGLVTFLTSFLGVTMFSHYLRDIFIVLIGMLSFVGGMVMAIFATTTLLMFLVRLVSLLATMPFPVLRSMMSKSVLPKDQGALFACVACLENLSGTFSSIIFNSIYAATVEQFTGFSFLLAACLCLIPVCILCFLLWWKPQGEDCARLVTNEDCS, from the exons ATGAAACGGCTGCTTCTTGTTGAACCTGTTGTTGCTCTTTACTCTTTGGCTAATTTAGCAGTTTCTGTCTTAATTCAGCAGTATATTTATCGCAGGATATGGGAGAGAGAAACTAATAGCAGCTATATTGATAATGAAAATAGTTCGCACTGCTACCAGAACCACAGTGACCCTGTGTACATGAAACAACAG GTGGTCCAGGGACTATCTTCTCACTTTTTTATGTACATAAATTTGGCTCAATTTGTTCCTGGCCTAATTGTTACCTTCATATTGGGTGCATACAGCGATCGCTATGGACGCAGACTAACTCTCCTCCTTCCTTCTATAGGGTCACTGTTTGCCAGCTTGGCTTTTTTAGCAGTGGCCTATTTTTCTTGGTCCATTTATGTTATATTTATACCAGTGACACTTAATGCGTGTTTTGGTAGCTTCACAACTTTATTTGGGGGAGCTTTTGCTTATATAGCAGACATAAGTTCTAGCAAGCAAAAAAATATGCGCATGGCATTGCTGGACATGATTGTTGGAGTAATGGGTGGCATAGGGGTGCTATCATCAGGATACTTCTTAAGGGCAGAAGGCTTTAATTGGCCATTCTTGACCGTCTCATTGATTAATTTTGCCAATATTGTGTATATCATCTTTTTCCTTGAAGAGAGCGTCCAGGTGTCAAGAAATGAACAAGACCAAATATCAGGCTATGGCAACATCAGAGAAATTCTCTCTGGAATCTTAATTATTTATACTAGTTCTGATTTTAGAAAACGTGTCCAGATTGGTATGTTGCTTCTTGCTTTTTCAACATTTGCACTGGCTGAATTTGGTGGTTCAGGACTTTTTATTCTTTATGAATTAAATACGCCTCTTTGTTGGAATGAAATCCTTATTGGATATGGCTCTGCGGCTGGACTAGTTACGTTTCTGACGAGTTTTCTGGGAGTGACTATGTTTTCCCACTATCTTAGAGACATTTTTATAGTTCTTATTGGGATGTTATCCTTTGTTGGAGGAATGGTCATGGCTATCTTTGCCACTACTACTCTGCTAATGTTTTTAG TGAGACTGGTTTCTCTTCTTGCTACAATGCCATTCCCTGTCCTACGATCAATGATGTCCAAGTCAGTTTTACCTAAGGATCAAG GTGCTCTCTTTGCCTGTGTTGCCTGTCTTGAAAATTTAAGTGGTACTTTTTCCTCTATAATTTTCAATAGTATTTATGCTGCCACCGTCGAACAATTTACAGGCTTCAGCTTTTTGCTAGCAGCATGTTTATGCCTCATTCCAGTTTGCATTTTGTG CTTTTTGCTCTGGTGGAAGCCTCAAGGGGAAGATTGTGCCAGACTGGTTACCAATGAAGACTGCAGTTAA
- the si:dkey-5g14.1 gene encoding lysosomal proton-coupled steroid conjugate and bile acid symporter SLC46A3 isoform X3 encodes MWRVLLRFWSVVTPKMLKVVQGLSSHFFMYINLAQFVPGLIVTFILGAYSDRYGRRLTLLLPSIGSLFASLAFLAVAYFSWSIYVIFIPVTLNACFGSFTTLFGGAFAYIADISSSKQKNMRMALLDMIVGVMGGIGVLSSGYFLRAEGFNWPFLTVSLINFANIVYIIFFLEESVQVSRNEQDQISGYGNIREILSGILIIYTSSDFRKRVQIGMLLLAFSTFALAEFGGSGLFILYELNTPLCWNEILIGYGSAAGLVTFLTSFLGVTMFSHYLRDIFIVLIGMLSFVGGMVMAIFATTTLLMFLVRLVSLLATMPFPVLRSMMSKSVLPKDQGALFACVACLENLSGTFSSIIFNSIYAATVEQFTGFSFLLAACLCLIPVCILCFLLWWKPQGEDCARLVTNEDCS; translated from the exons ATGTGGCGTGTCCTGTTGaggttctggtcagtggtgacccccaagatgttgaag GTGGTCCAGGGACTATCTTCTCACTTTTTTATGTACATAAATTTGGCTCAATTTGTTCCTGGCCTAATTGTTACCTTCATATTGGGTGCATACAGCGATCGCTATGGACGCAGACTAACTCTCCTCCTTCCTTCTATAGGGTCACTGTTTGCCAGCTTGGCTTTTTTAGCAGTGGCCTATTTTTCTTGGTCCATTTATGTTATATTTATACCAGTGACACTTAATGCGTGTTTTGGTAGCTTCACAACTTTATTTGGGGGAGCTTTTGCTTATATAGCAGACATAAGTTCTAGCAAGCAAAAAAATATGCGCATGGCATTGCTGGACATGATTGTTGGAGTAATGGGTGGCATAGGGGTGCTATCATCAGGATACTTCTTAAGGGCAGAAGGCTTTAATTGGCCATTCTTGACCGTCTCATTGATTAATTTTGCCAATATTGTGTATATCATCTTTTTCCTTGAAGAGAGCGTCCAGGTGTCAAGAAATGAACAAGACCAAATATCAGGCTATGGCAACATCAGAGAAATTCTCTCTGGAATCTTAATTATTTATACTAGTTCTGATTTTAGAAAACGTGTCCAGATTGGTATGTTGCTTCTTGCTTTTTCAACATTTGCACTGGCTGAATTTGGTGGTTCAGGACTTTTTATTCTTTATGAATTAAATACGCCTCTTTGTTGGAATGAAATCCTTATTGGATATGGCTCTGCGGCTGGACTAGTTACGTTTCTGACGAGTTTTCTGGGAGTGACTATGTTTTCCCACTATCTTAGAGACATTTTTATAGTTCTTATTGGGATGTTATCCTTTGTTGGAGGAATGGTCATGGCTATCTTTGCCACTACTACTCTGCTAATGTTTTTAG TGAGACTGGTTTCTCTTCTTGCTACAATGCCATTCCCTGTCCTACGATCAATGATGTCCAAGTCAGTTTTACCTAAGGATCAAG GTGCTCTCTTTGCCTGTGTTGCCTGTCTTGAAAATTTAAGTGGTACTTTTTCCTCTATAATTTTCAATAGTATTTATGCTGCCACCGTCGAACAATTTACAGGCTTCAGCTTTTTGCTAGCAGCATGTTTATGCCTCATTCCAGTTTGCATTTTGTG CTTTTTGCTCTGGTGGAAGCCTCAAGGGGAAGATTGTGCCAGACTGGTTACCAATGAAGACTGCAGTTAA
- the si:dkey-5g14.1 gene encoding lysosomal proton-coupled steroid conjugate and bile acid symporter SLC46A3 isoform X2, with translation MPLTVKRRWLGSLLLELAIAWHVCAECYLLLIRPSLDVVQAIIQKVVQGLSSHFFMYINLAQFVPGLIVTFILGAYSDRYGRRLTLLLPSIGSLFASLAFLAVAYFSWSIYVIFIPVTLNACFGSFTTLFGGAFAYIADISSSKQKNMRMALLDMIVGVMGGIGVLSSGYFLRAEGFNWPFLTVSLINFANIVYIIFFLEESVQVSRNEQDQISGYGNIREILSGILIIYTSSDFRKRVQIGMLLLAFSTFALAEFGGSGLFILYELNTPLCWNEILIGYGSAAGLVTFLTSFLGVTMFSHYLRDIFIVLIGMLSFVGGMVMAIFATTTLLMFLVRLVSLLATMPFPVLRSMMSKSVLPKDQGALFACVACLENLSGTFSSIIFNSIYAATVEQFTGFSFLLAACLCLIPVCILCFLLWWKPQGEDCARLVTNEDCS, from the exons ATGCCATTGACTGTCAAGagaaggtggttaggctctcttttgttggagttggccattgcctggcacgtatgtgctgaatgttacttgctacttatcaggccaagcctggatgttgtccaggctatTATTCAAAAG GTGGTCCAGGGACTATCTTCTCACTTTTTTATGTACATAAATTTGGCTCAATTTGTTCCTGGCCTAATTGTTACCTTCATATTGGGTGCATACAGCGATCGCTATGGACGCAGACTAACTCTCCTCCTTCCTTCTATAGGGTCACTGTTTGCCAGCTTGGCTTTTTTAGCAGTGGCCTATTTTTCTTGGTCCATTTATGTTATATTTATACCAGTGACACTTAATGCGTGTTTTGGTAGCTTCACAACTTTATTTGGGGGAGCTTTTGCTTATATAGCAGACATAAGTTCTAGCAAGCAAAAAAATATGCGCATGGCATTGCTGGACATGATTGTTGGAGTAATGGGTGGCATAGGGGTGCTATCATCAGGATACTTCTTAAGGGCAGAAGGCTTTAATTGGCCATTCTTGACCGTCTCATTGATTAATTTTGCCAATATTGTGTATATCATCTTTTTCCTTGAAGAGAGCGTCCAGGTGTCAAGAAATGAACAAGACCAAATATCAGGCTATGGCAACATCAGAGAAATTCTCTCTGGAATCTTAATTATTTATACTAGTTCTGATTTTAGAAAACGTGTCCAGATTGGTATGTTGCTTCTTGCTTTTTCAACATTTGCACTGGCTGAATTTGGTGGTTCAGGACTTTTTATTCTTTATGAATTAAATACGCCTCTTTGTTGGAATGAAATCCTTATTGGATATGGCTCTGCGGCTGGACTAGTTACGTTTCTGACGAGTTTTCTGGGAGTGACTATGTTTTCCCACTATCTTAGAGACATTTTTATAGTTCTTATTGGGATGTTATCCTTTGTTGGAGGAATGGTCATGGCTATCTTTGCCACTACTACTCTGCTAATGTTTTTAG TGAGACTGGTTTCTCTTCTTGCTACAATGCCATTCCCTGTCCTACGATCAATGATGTCCAAGTCAGTTTTACCTAAGGATCAAG GTGCTCTCTTTGCCTGTGTTGCCTGTCTTGAAAATTTAAGTGGTACTTTTTCCTCTATAATTTTCAATAGTATTTATGCTGCCACCGTCGAACAATTTACAGGCTTCAGCTTTTTGCTAGCAGCATGTTTATGCCTCATTCCAGTTTGCATTTTGTG CTTTTTGCTCTGGTGGAAGCCTCAAGGGGAAGATTGTGCCAGACTGGTTACCAATGAAGACTGCAGTTAA